The following coding sequences lie in one Lolium perenne isolate Kyuss_39 chromosome 2, Kyuss_2.0, whole genome shotgun sequence genomic window:
- the LOC127323438 gene encoding probable polyribonucleotide nucleotidyltransferase 1, chloroplastic — protein MLASPATLRHLLLPAPPHLAFGTPNPAPPLHAWLPISRLAPPRVAHASSRRPRRRDARARAVAAAGEEAAAPAEEASSSGPTKFSVKIPVGDRHILVETGQIGRQASASVMVTDGETIVYCSVCMADTPSDPSDFFPMSVHYQERLSAAGRTSGGFFKREGRAKDHEVLVCRLIDRPLRPTMPKGFYYETQILSWVFSYDGIHSPDCVAVTAAGIAMALSEVPNKQTIAGVRIGMINDQFVVNPTTEQMEDSELDLMMAGTDSAILMIEGFCDFLTEEKLLQAVETGQEAIREICKAIDVLVKTCGKKKMVEAINLPPPELYRHVEDISGDELVKALQIKQKIPRRKTLSALEEKVITILSEQGYVSKDESSGPIENVADIVEEEDEDEIIEDGEVDEGDVHIKPVSRKPHRQLFSEVDVKLVFKEVSSKYLRRRIVEGGKRSDGRSPCELRPINSQCRLLPRAHGSALFTRGETQALAVVTLGDYQMAQRIDTLVDTEESKSFYLQYTFPPSSVGEVGRTGAPNRREIGHGMLAERALEPILPSEKDFPYTIRVESTITESNGSSSMASVCGGCLALQDAGVPIKFPVAGIAMGLVLETQQFGGDGTPLILSDITGSEDASGDMDFKVAGNDHGISAFQMDIKVVGITLAVMEQALRQARDGRKHILNEMSKCSPPPAKALSPYAPVIHIMKVKPNKVSLIIGSGGRTIKSIIEETGVYGIDARDDGTVKITARDIESLEKSKTIIANLTMVPKVGEIFRNCEIKTIAPYGAFVEIAPGREGLCHISELSSSWLAKAEDAYKVGDRIDVKLIEINDKGQLRLSCKALLPDANQEPGSNKQQVSGPTKEKIVYKDDIIKVTTRRSRRKKEGEPSAAENATSKTLENSTAENA, from the exons ATGCTCGCGAGCCCTGCCACGCTCCGCCATCTCCTCCTCCCGGCGCCGCCGCACCTCGCCTTCGGTACCCCGAACCCCGCGCCGCCGCTCCACGCGTGGCTCCCCATCTCCCGCCTCGCGCCGCCGCGCGTCGCGCATGCCTCCTCGCGCCGACCGCGACGGAGGGATGCGAGGGCTAGGGCTGTCGCTGCTGcaggagaggaggcggcggcgcccgCGGAGGAGGCGAGCAGCTCCGGCCCGACCAAGTTCTCCGTGAAGATTCCCGTCGGCGACCGCCAC ATATTGGTAGAGACGGGCCAGATTGGGAGGCAAGCGAGCGCGTCTGTAATGGTCACTGATGGAGAAACA ATTGTCTACTGTTCTGTTTGTATGGCTGATACTCCAAGCGACCCTTCTGATTTTTTCCCAATGTCAGTTCACTATCAGGAGCGCCTTTCAGCTGCTGGAAGAACTAG TGGCGGTTTCTTTAAACGAGAAGGAAGGGCAAAAGACCACGAG GTTTTAGTATGCAGATTGATAGATAGGCCTCTACGCCCTACTATGCCCAAGGGGTTCTATTACGAAACTCAGATTCTATCCTGG GTTTTCAGTTATGATGGTATTCATTCCCCTGATTGCGTGGCTGTGACAGCTGCTGGTATAGCCAT GGCACTCTCTGAAGTTCCAAATAAACAAACAATTGCTGGCGTAAGAATCGGTATGATTAACGACCAGTTTGTTGTTAACCCAACCACTGAACAAATGGAGGACTCGGAGTTGGACTTGATGATGGCTGGGACCGATAGTGCTATATTGATGATAGAG GGATTCTGTGATTTTCTCACTGAGGAGAAGCTGCTTCAAGCCGTGGAAACAGGACAG GAGGCAATTCGAGAAATCTGCAAGGCAATTGATGTTCTTGTCAAGACCTGTGGGAAGAAGAAAATGGTTGAGGCTATCAATTTACCACCCCCTGAACTCTACAGGCATGTTGAA GATATCTCTGGAGATGAGTTAGTGAAGGCattgcaaataaaacaaaaaattcctcgaAGGAAAACTCTTTCAGCACTGGAGGAGAAAGTAATAACTATACTGTCAGAACAAGGCTATGTGTCCAAAGATGAGTCATCTGGACCCATTGAAAATGTAGCTGATATTgttgaggaggaagatgaggacgAAATTATAGAggatggtgaagtggatgaaggtgATGTTCACATCAAGCCAGTGTCAAGGAAGCCCCACCGTCAG TTATTCTCAGAAGTTGATGTCAAGCTAGTCTTCAAGGAAGTGTCATCCAAATATTTGCGAAGGCGGATTGTAGAG GGTGGAAAGCGAAGTGATGGACGGAGTCCTTGTGAGCTTCGGCCTATTAATTCTCAATGTAGATTACTTCCACGGGCACATGGCAGTGCACTGTTCACAAGGGGAGAAACACAG GCACTGGCCGTGGTCACTTTAGGTGACTATCAGATGGCTCAAAGAATTGATACCCTTGTTGACACCGAGGAATCAAAAAGTTTCTATCTTCAG TACACATTCCCGCCATCATCTGTTGGTGAAGTTGGTCGAACTGGAGCACCTAATAGGAGAGAGATAGGTCATGGTATGCTTGCAGAAAGGGCGCTGGAACCGATTTTACCTTCAGAAAAGGACTTTCCGTACACCATTCGTGTGGAGAGTACTATCACTGAAAGTAATGGCTCATCTAG CATGGCTTCTGTCTGTGGAGGTTGTTTAGCACTTCAAGATGCTGGTGTTCCAATAAAGTTCCCTGTAGCTGGAATAGCAATGGGCTTGGTTCTTGAAACTCAGCAATTCGGTGGAGACGGTACACCACTTATTCTTTCTGATATTACTGGATCTGAAGATGCCTCTGGTGACATGGATTTCAAG GTTGCCGGTAATGATCATGGTATTTCTGCTTTCCAAATGGACATCAAG GTGGTGGGAATAACTCTAGCTGTAATGGAACAAGCACTTCGTCAAGCTAGAGATGGTAGAAAGCATATTCTAA ATGAAATGTCAAAATGTTCACCCCCACCAGCTAAAGCACTGTCTCCCTATGCTCCCGTAATACATATTATGAAG GTCAAACCTAACAAGGTGAGTTTAATAATTGGTTCTGGCGGAAGGACAATAAAAAGCATAATTGAGGAGACCGGAGTATATGGTATTGATGCCCGAGATGATGGCACG GTAAAAATTACTGCAAGGGACATAGAAAGCTTAGAGAAGTCAAAAACTATAATAGCTAATCTTACCATGGTTCCAAAAGTTGGAGAAATTTTCAG GAACTGTGAGATCAAAACAATTGCTCCCTACGGAGCTTTTGTGGAAATTGCACCTGGGCGTGAG GGTTTATGTCATATCAGCGAGTTAAGTTCGAGTTGGTTGGCCAAGGCTGAGGAT GCTTATAAAGTTGGAGATCGTATTGATGTCAAGCTTATTGAG ATAAATGACAAGGGTCAACTTCGACTAAGTTGCAAAGCCTTGCTTCCTGATGCAAACCAAGAACCAGGCAGCAACAAGCAGCAAGTGAGCGGTCCGACGAAAGAAAAGATAGTGTACAAAGATGATATCATTAAGGTGACCACAAGAAGATCCAGACGCAAGAAAGAAGGTGAGCCGTCTGCAGCTGAAAATGCCACATCAAAGACCCTTGAAAACAGCACAGCCGAAAATGCCTAA